CATAACCAGATCCCCTCATTTCATTGATGAGCAGATCAAGCTTCCAGTAAATTTCTCTCGATCTTGGATGAGCCCTCTCTCCCACAAGAAATGTGTGCACCTCATCTTTCACCTCGATCCAGCTACATCCCGGCTCCTTCCTTAACTTTTTATTCTTCATTACTTTCCTCATCTCTGAAACTTCCTTCCACATTCCTGCATTGGCATATATATTTGATAGAAGGATATATGCAGAAGAATCTTCTGGCTCCAATCGCAGAAGAGAATTTGCCGCCACTTCTGCTATTTCCACATTACCTTGGTCACAGCAAGTGCTAAGTAGACTTCTCCAAATAACAGCATCCGTTTCAAAAGGCATATCGTAAATAAGCTCTAGAGCATCATCAACTCGGCCTGACCTCCCTAGGATATCCACCATACACGAGTAATGCTCTAACTGGGGATTCAAACCATATGCAGGTTGCATAGAGTGAAAATACTGTAATCCTTCTTCAGCAAGTCCCATGTGCGCACAAGCTCGAAGAACTGACACGAAAGTAGCATGGTTTGGCTTCACGCTTTCGAGTTGCATCCTCCCAAAAACTTTAAGGGCCTCTTCACCAAGCCCATGATGTGCGAAGCCACAGATCATTGCATTCCATGTCACAAAGTCTCTCTTAGGTGCTTTCTCAAACATCAACTGGGAATCTTTCAAATTTCCACACTTTGAGTACATGTCAACAAGGGTGCTGCAGATGTAAACGTCTGCTTGCAGctctaatttcaaaatttgggcATGGATTTGCTTCCCTAGACTGACAGTAGCAAGATTAGCACAAGTATCAAGAACTGTTGCATAAGTGAAGCTATCAGGCTCTACGCCAATCTCCAACATCCAAGAGAAATATCTCTGAGCATCCTCACTCTGCTTTTGCATTACGAACCCAGAGATGAGTGCATTCCAAGAAACCATcgtctgttcttttgttctaaaATGGATCTTCTCTGCCACTTCTGTCATCCCACATTTACTGTACATGTCAACCAATGCACTCCCTACAAACCAGTTCAACCCCATTCCGGATTTGATTACTCTATTATGAACCTCCATACCACAACTCAGAGCTCGATTACCTGCACAAGCTTTCAAGACACTTCCATATGTGAATTCATCAGGTTCCATCCTTGATCGAAGCATTGAAGTAAATAGCATGAGTGTTTCCTCTACATTATCGTTCTGCTCATGTGCTGCAATGATCGCATTCCATGATACGGCATCTCTAATAgtcatttcatcaaaaacacAGCATGCTTCCGATAAAGCTCTACATTTTCCATACATATCCAACAGGGCATTTGCAACGCATATGTTGTTATTCAAGGTGCTCTTAATTGTTAGTGAATGAATTTGAAGCCCCTCAAAAAGCCCTTTAATTATCGCACATGCACTCAAGGCGCCCGACAAAGTTATTTCATCAAAACCTCGACCAGACTTCTGCAAATCTCTAAATAGATTCAAAGCTTCAAAACCATGACCACTTCGAGAATATCCAACAATAATGGCATTATATGACTGCAAACTATGATCCGGCATAGAGTTAAACAACTTTCTAGCAAGTTCCATGTTGTCACATTTTGCATACATGTCCAAAGTGGCGTCGCTACCACGATATCATCTCCAAAGTCACTCTTCAATGAATGACCATGTAACTGAGTGCCGATTCCTAATGCTGACAACCCCGCACATGACCTGAAGACACTTGCATAAGTGGATTGGCTCACTCCACATCCAGCTTTCAGCATTTCCCTGTATATCTCTAAACCCTCAATCAATTTATTGTTTTGGACGCAACCGGCAATTACAGCACTCCATGAAACCCAATTCTTCTCTGGCATTTCCGAAAAGAGCTGAAGCGATCTATCTAACTTCTTACACTTGGCATACATGTCAACTAAAGCACTCGCGGTGACTACATCCTCATGAACTCCCATCCTCACTGCAACCCCATGGATCTGAATTCCCAAGTTCAGATCTTCTAAGCACGAACATGCTTTTGAAACAACGGCCAAAGTAGTGTAATCGAGCCCCACTTCTGCTCCTCTCATCTCCATAAAAACACCAACAGCCTTCCAACTATCACCATTCTGTAGAAAACCGGATACCATGGAATTCCACGAGACGACATCCTTTTGGGCATCAACCGAAAAAGTGCCTCCGCAGCCACCACGTTCCCACTCCCCGCGTACCCAAATATCACCGCATTCCATGAAAAGGTGTCCTGAAGCGGCATTCTGTTGAACACCTTGAGCGCGTGATCCAAGCTCGAACATTTGACGTACATTTGGATCAAACAGTTCGCGACGAACACCGTCGGCGAAAACCCAGTCACGATCATACGCGCATGAGCCTGTTTTCCGGGCCCCAGGGCCCTCTGGCTCGAGCAGTCCTGGAAAAGATGCGAGAACGTCTTCCTCCGAAAGGAGGGCGACCTCGGAGCTTCCGCGACCGTCGAGCATCTCGAGACTCGCCCGGCGCCGCGCGAGGGCTGCAAGAAGAGCGAGAGAAGGTACGGTGTCGTGAGGCGAAGGCGaggggagaaggaggaggaggagaagcgaAGGGCCATCAACGATGGCGCTCATGCTTTGGCGggttctcttctcttttcttctcggTTGGCAAGCGTTCGAAAATTGGTTGAAACTTCCGGGCCAGTGTCCTGTCGATCGGGCCTGGGAAACTGCATTACGGGCCAGGGCCAGGGCCCGAGTTTCGGCCCGCTAGTGCTTCCACGATCGTGTAGCGTCTTCCATAGAACCGATGCTTCTCCAGCATCGGGTCGACACCTCCTCTGGAGTTCTCCTCGCTCGAttcttcttatttcttctttGGTTTCATTGAATTTTGTTCGTTTCTTATTTGGGAAGCAGCATAGTCGTGGAGCTTCCCATGGAAGCTGCGGCAGAAGCTGGTGCAACTGGAATAAAAAGTGTCGTGCCAGAGGAGGTTAAACAGACGAATTCTGATCAGGTGAGCTTACATTGCATCGCCGGTTTTCATCCTGATCGACCCGTTTAGCAAGttaagtttcttttttcctccatcAGCCAGTGTTTATAGGCGACGGTATATCGGTTTAAACTAGAAGTAGAAAAGATTAACTGGTAGTAATTCGGCATGTGTTTTGGGTGCTTTTGGGTGGCAGGATGCAGGGGAAGACCATCCCAGTGAGTACAGAGTCGTGTATGTCTTAGGTAAATCCTCCAACTTCTTGCGCTTACTCCTCATGATGTTCGCTCTTCGCGCCACTTGTGCATGCGAAGGATGGTACC
Above is a window of Eucalyptus grandis isolate ANBG69807.140 chromosome 9, ASM1654582v1, whole genome shotgun sequence DNA encoding:
- the LOC104419463 gene encoding LOW QUALITY PROTEIN: pentatricopeptide repeat-containing protein At3g02330, mitochondrial (The sequence of the model RefSeq protein was modified relative to this genomic sequence to represent the inferred CDS: inserted 2 bases in 2 codons): MALRFSSSSFSPRLRLTTPYLLSLFLQPSRGAGRVSRCSTVAEAPRSPSFRRKTFSHLFQDCSSQRALGPGKQAHARMIVTGFSPTVFVANCLIQMYVKCSSLDHALKVFNRMPLQDTFSWNAVIFGYAGSGNVVAAEALFRLMPXKDVVSWNSMVSGFLQNGDSWKAVGVFMEMRGAEVGLDYTTLAVVSKACSCLEDLNLGIQIHGVAVRMGVHEDVVTASALVDMYAKCKKLDRSLQLFSEMPEKNWVSWSAVIAGCVQNNKLIEGLEIYREMLKAGCGVSQSTYASVFRSCAGLSALGIGTQLHGHSLKSDFGDDIVVATXTLDMYAKCDNMELARKLFNSMPDHSLQSYNAIIVGYSRSGHGFEALNLFRDLQKSGRGFDEITLSGALSACAIIKGLFEGLQIHSLTIKSTLNNNICVANALLDMYGKCRALSEACCVFDEMTIRDAVSWNAIIAAHEQNDNVEETLMLFTSMLRSRMEPDEFTYGSVLKACAGNRALSCGMEVHNRVIKSGMGLNWFVGSALVDMYSKCGMTEVAEKIHFRTKEQTMVSWNALISGFVMQKQSEDAQRYFSWMLEIGVEPDSFTYATVLDTCANLATVSLGKQIHAQILKLELQADVYICSTLVDMYSKCGNLKDSQLMFEKAPKRDFVTWNAMICGFAHHGLGEEALKVFGRMQLESVKPNHATFVSVLRACAHMGLAEEGLQYFHSMQPAYGLNPQLEHYSCMVDILGRSGRVDDALELIYDMPFETDAVIWRSLLSTCCDQGNVEIAEVAANSLLRLEPEDSSAYILLSNIYANAGMWKEVSEMRKVMKNKKLRKEPGCSWIEVKDEVHTFLVGERAHPRSREIYWKLDLLINEMRGSGYVPVANFLIDEEIEENESEEELRTNVYS